The following DNA comes from Methanobacterium alcaliphilum.
CGCCACATCAAGAGGTATCTGTTTTCCAGTACCCCCACTTTTTCCTTTTATTTGATAGTCCAAAAGTATTGCATCACAATGCATGGCAAAGCTTTCAATTTCGCTTTTTTTCTCATCAAATATTTCTTCAGAAAGTCCAATTACACCCATTAGTCTTATTTTATCATTTTCGCCTTTTTGAAGATTTTCTGAGTCTATTTTTTCTTTCAAAATTTTTATCTTAGATGAAGTCAAAGAATGGACCTGAACATTTTTTATGCCAGTTTTTTTTATTTTATTTAATATTTTATCAACATTCTTCTCTTCCAACACTAAAACTGCTTTATCTCGATTATTTAGTGAATTTAGTAACTCATTTGCCTCATCTAAAGACACATATCGAGGAGATCGTCCCACATTAATAAAGCCCAATAAATTTGCACCATAAGTTTCTACGACTTTTAAATCATTTTTATTAGTTATGCCGCAAATTTTAACCTTTAATTTTAAATTGGGGTGTTTTGAGAAGAATGTATCTTTAGAATTAAGCGAATTGCTCAAAAAATTCATCTCCCCTAGATTTTCGTTTAGATTTAAATTTTAAAGAACTTTCTGCAAAGCAAATCATCTTTTGAATTGTTGCAACAATATCTTCTGATCCCATAACACTGGTTCCCACCAGTAATGCATCTGCACCATATCTAACTAAAAGTGCTGCATCCTCAGGAGATTTTACTCCGCTTTCTGCAACCAATAGTACTTCTTCCGGTACCAGACCAGCAAGTGCTTTAGTCCGATTTAAATCTATACTGAAATCTTGAAAACTTCGATTGTTAATTCCCACTACATCCGCATCAGAGTTTAAAGCTTTATAAACATCTATAGAATTTTTACATTCCACTAACGGCTCCATCCCTAATGAACGACAGACTTCAATGCCTGAAGAAATATCGGGATAAATGTCGCTCATTAAAAGGATAGAACTGGCACCATAAACTCTAGCTTCATAAATTTGATATTCATCGAGTATAAAATCTTTGCGCATGACAGGAAAATCAATTAGCTCTGAGGCTTGACGAATATAATTAATATCTCCTTTAAAGAATTTTTCCTCGGTTAAAATGGATGCTGCGCTGGCGCCACCTAGTTGAAAAGATTCAATAGATTCTTTCAAACCCCGACTAGATATATTTCCTAATGATGGAGAAGCAGGTTTGTATTCACATATAATGGGGAATCTTTTTTTGTTTTGAAGCGCCTTTTTAAAGTTTTTAGGTTCATGAGCATCATGCAATTCTTTTTTCAATTCTTTGAGTGGTTTTTTTGCCATGACCGTTCCCAAATCTTTTTTGCGCTGTTTTATAATCTGATTAAATTTAATGGAGTTCATATTCATTCACCAAAAAATTTTTTATTATTTTATATCCATCATCCGTACCTATAGATTCTGGGTGGAATTGTAACCCCTGAATTGGATATTTAATATGTTTAATAGCCATTATTATGTTATTCTGATACTCCGCATTAGATTCCAAACAATCAGGTGTTGTTTTAGGATCACATATTAAAGAATGATATCTTGCCACCAAAAGTGGATTGGATACTCCTTTGAAAATTCCCTTTCCATCATGAGTAATGTGACTACGTTTACCATGAACTGGTTTTTCATGGATTATTTCGCCACCAAATGTTGAAAAAATCCCTTGATGACCTAAACATACACCTAATGTGGGAATTTTTTCACCTAGTTCCATTATTACCGAACTACACACACCGAAGTCCCCCTCATTTTTAGGATTTCCAGGCCCGGGAGAAATTATTATT
Coding sequences within:
- a CDS encoding phosphoribosylanthranilate isomerase; the encoded protein is MSNSLNSKDTFFSKHPNLKLKVKICGITNKNDLKVVETYGANLLGFINVGRSPRYVSLDEANELLNSLNNRDKAVLVLEEKNVDKILNKIKKTGIKNVQVHSLTSSKIKILKEKIDSENLQKGENDKIRLMGVIGLSEEIFDEKKSEIESFAMHCDAILLDYQIKGKSGGTGKQIPLDVALNANKIIRNKNKDIWVFLAGGLDVKLLKNQGKIIREYFDGVDFNSTLEDSPGIKNELKIKETINQIKKI
- a CDS encoding indole-3-glycerol phosphate synthase TrpC; amino-acid sequence: MNSIKFNQIIKQRKKDLGTVMAKKPLKELKKELHDAHEPKNFKKALQNKKRFPIICEYKPASPSLGNISSRGLKESIESFQLGGASAASILTEEKFFKGDINYIRQASELIDFPVMRKDFILDEYQIYEARVYGASSILLMSDIYPDISSGIEVCRSLGMEPLVECKNSIDVYKALNSDADVVGINNRSFQDFSIDLNRTKALAGLVPEEVLLVAESGVKSPEDAALLVRYGADALLVGTSVMGSEDIVATIQKMICFAESSLKFKSKRKSRGDEFFEQFA
- a CDS encoding anthranilate synthase component II — encoded protein: MILIIDNYDSFTHNLYQLVGEVLKDLNNSHPELNNIKVIRNDEMSLSEINELQPDRIIISPGPGNPKNEGDFGVCSSVIMELGEKIPTLGVCLGHQGIFSTFGGEIIHEKPVHGKRSHITHDGKGIFKGVSNPLLVARYHSLICDPKTTPDCLESNAEYQNNIIMAIKHIKYPIQGLQFHPESIGTDDGYKIIKNFLVNEYELH